One genomic window of Diospyros lotus cultivar Yz01 chromosome 8, ASM1463336v1, whole genome shotgun sequence includes the following:
- the LOC127808580 gene encoding nuatigenin 3-beta-glucosyltransferase-like, with the protein MATGDRKLKLNAFFLPYFATSHLIPLVDTARLFASRGVNVTIITTPANAVLFQHSIDHENSSGGHRITVRTVKFPSAEVGVPEGIENFSAVTSMEMAGKVGQGIQLLQKLFEQMIREAHPDCIVSDMMYPWTADVAREMGIPRLAVYATNCFYHSTSHSLKLFAPHDKVQSETETFVIPGLPDKIEMTRARLQDYAKTKTQFGELINLVKESELRSYGIIFTSFSELEPAYVDHYKNVMGRKCWHIGLASHFLNRMKAGQEEIRNSVNNTQKHSSLSWLDNHKPNTVLYVCFGSMIHFSGSQLAEMASALEASGHPFVWVVRKSWNAEEQEEDWLPEGFEERMKEANKGLIIRDWAPQLLILNHQATGGFMTHCGWNSSLEGITAGVPLITWPLFAEQFFNEMLISRILKIGVEVGSDVWNAGFDIKSPVVGKDKIVKAITCLMGSSKEGHEMRRRAEEIAAMVKSSVEEGGSSYSDLDALIGEITACASQKLERVASN; encoded by the coding sequence atGGCCACCGGAGATCGCAAATTGAAATTGAATGCCTTCTTCCTCCCATACTTCGCCACAAGCCACTTAATTCCTCTGGTTGACACAGCCAGGCTCTTCGCCTCCCGCGGGGTTAACGTCACCATCATCACTACCCCAGCCAACGCCGTCTTGTTCCAACACTCGATAGATCACGAAAACTCCTCCGGCGGCCACCGCATCACTGTTCGAACGGTGAAGTTCCCATCGGCCGAAGTTGGTGTTCCGGAAGGCATCGAGAACTTCAGCGCCGTTACTTCAATGGAAATGGCTGGTAAAGTCGGCCAAGGCATCCAGTTGCTCCAAAAACTCTTCGAGCAAATGATTCGAGAGGCTCACCCCGATTGTATAGTCTCCGACATGATGTATCCTTGGACGGCCGACGTCGCCCGGGAGATGGGAATTCCAAGGCTCGCCGTGTACGCAACCAACTGCTTCTACCACTCTACTTCGCATAGCTTGAAGCTCTTCGCTCCTCATGACAAGGTACAGTCTGAAACTGAGACTTTTGTAATTCCGGGTCTTCCCGACAAGATTGAGATGACGAGGGCTAGGCTACAAGATTATGCTAAGACAAAAACCCAGTTTGGAGAGTTGATAAATTTGGTAAAAGAGTCAGAGCTTAGAAGCTACGGCATTATTTTTACTAGTTTCTCTGAGCTTGAACCGGCTTATGTTGACCACTATAAGAATGTCATGGGAAGGAAGTGTTGGCACATCGGCCTTGCCTCTCACTTTCTTAACAGAATGAAGGCTGGGCAAGAAGAAATTAGAAACTCCGTTAATAATACACAGAAGCACAGTTCTTTGAGTTGGCTTGACAATCACAAGCCCAACACAGTCCTCTACGTTTGTTTTGGAAGCATGATACACTTTTCAGGCAGCCAACTTGCCGAAATGGCATCGGCTCTTGAAGCCTCAGGGCATCCGTTTGTTTGGGTGGTGAGAAAATCGTGGAACGCTGAAGAGCAAGAAGAGGATTGGTTGCCAGAAGGGTTTGAAGAAAGAATGAAGGAAGCCAACAAGGGTCTGATTATCAGAGATTGGGCCCCACAGCTGTTGATCTTGAATCACCAGGCGACCGGAGGGTTCATGACTCACTGCGGCTGGAACTCTTCGTTAGAAGGGATCACTGCCGGCGTGCCTCTAATCACATGGCCGTTGTTTGCGGAGCAATTCTTCAATGAGATGCTCATAAGTCGGATCCTGAAGATCGGAGTTGAAGTCGGGTCGGATGTGTGGAACGCCGGGTTTGACATAAAGAGCCCGGTTGTGGGAAAAGATAAGATCGTGAAGGCTATAACTTGCTTGATGGGTAGCTCAAAGGAAGGCCATGAGATGAGACGGCGGGCGGAGGAGATTGCTGCGATGGTGAAGAGTTCAGTGGAGGAAGGTGGGTCGTCGTACTCTGATTTGGATGCTTTGATTGGGGAGATCACAGCTTGTGCTTCTCAAAAATTGGAAAGAGTAgcttcaaattaa